The region AACATTGTCTTCAGTAGAAAAGTTATCTTTTCTCTTACAATATTTGGATCAGAACCATTTTCCATCATCTGAGAAATCAGCACAATTTCGTGAAAAGGTTGACCTGTTTTATTTTTCAACTCAATTAGTTCTGAGAAATTCATAATCACCCACCCAGAAAATCCTGTACCGTATCGTCTCTCGGAATAAAATAATATTCAACAACAAACGGATTTTTCGACAAATTGAAAACATTTACTGGTGAATCAAGCTCGATTATAGTCAAAGCCCTTCCAACCAGGAGATTTATTCTCCTAAGATAAAGATTTGCAATATTTGCACCCAAATTGCTAAGTATCTTTGAAAGTGCGCCTTGTTCATCTTTATTGATTATTATCAAGGTATCGTAAGCCCATGTCAAATTGCAATCGATACCATTGATTTTCGTGATTCTTATAGCCCCCCCACCAACAGAGCAACCTTCTATTTCGTGGTGATAATCTCCAGCTTCAACTTTTACGCAAACAGTATTAGGGTGCACATCACCAAGATTAGCTTTTGAGAACTGATAAGAAAGTCCAACTTTATCTACTATTTCGTAAATAGCTCTTATTTTTTCATCATCGTATCTTAACCCCAGAATGCCAGCCAGAAGTGCCCTATCTGTACCATGTCCTCTAAAAGTCTCTGCAAAAGAACCATGGAGCAGGAATTCTACCTTTTTCGGAACCATCCCTATCATCCTGTTGACAAACTTAGCTATTCTCATGGCTCCAAGAGTATGAGAACTCGACGGCCCTACCATAACCGGACCAACAACATCAAGCAAGGACATTTTGATCCCCTCAATAAAAAAGTTTTGCAAGATTTTTCAGATGTTCCTCGACAGTTCGTACATTAATCATAGTATCTGAATATGGCACCTCTGTCACTGTCAATCCCTTCATACCAACAGCATGGTACACTCTTGCCGCCTTAACCATTTCTACTGCTCTCGTCGCCATCTGAATTGCTATTAATCTATCCATAGACACAGGACTGCCTCCTCTTTGTAAATATCCGAGATTTGTATATCTCCATTCCATGTTTATATCTTTCAATTGTTTTTCGAGAAACTCACCTATGGCTTCTGCTGGAGGTATGTGAGAATCCATATTAGCAAGCTGGTATATTTCACCCGGAAGGTTGACATCGTTCTCTACAATAACGAGAGAAAACCTTTTTTGACTTTCATAACGGCTGCGAATCTTCTTCAAAAGTTCTTGGATATCAAGAGGCTCGGCACTGGTTATTATATAATCAGCCCCTCCTGCAAGACCTCCAACTACTGCTATCCAGCCACCTGGTTTACCCATCGTTTCAACAATCATTACTCTGTGATGTGATTCCGCCGTCGCGTGCAAAATATCAAGGGCATCTTTAACGTGTTCAACAGCCGTAAAAAATCCTATGGAAAAGTCACTAAAGGAAAGATCGTTGTCGATGGTTGCCGGAACAAGAACAGATGGAACACCACTCTGCATCAGTTTCAATGCGGCTCTCACTCCAAGTCTTCCACCAAGTATCAGTAAACATGTTATAGAATACTGTTCAACCTTTTCTGCTACCTGCACAATGTCTTCTTCATTCACAGGTAAAAACAGAGAGGTTCCAAGAATGGTTCCTCCTTTATGCAATATTCCAGAAACGGTGTTTCTTGTCATAACTTCTATTTTTCCGCTCAGGAATCCCTCAAAACCATCCTTAACACCAAGAATCTCTATATTTAGCTCTGAAGCTTTAACAGTTGCTGCTCTGATAGCTGCATTCAATCCCGGGCAATCATTTCCGACGCAAAGAACAGCTATTCTTTTCATATTCCTACCTCCCAACAAAAATTGCAGTTACAACAGATGTTATTGCCATGAGTTTAATCAGTATATTTATAGATGGACCAGCGGTATCTTTAAGTGGATCACCAACGGTGTCTCCTATAACAGTAGCTCTATGCGTCAGAGAACCTTTGCCACCGTAATGCCCTTCTTCTACATATTTTTTTGCATTATCCCAGGCTCCTCCAGAATTAGCCATAAATATGGCGAGCATAACTCCGGAAACAGTTGAACCAATAAGAATTCCCGCTGTTCCTGATGGTCCAAGAACAAAGTATGTCATAACCGGACTGATAACTGCAAGCAATGATGGAAAAACCATCCTTTTCAGAGCACCTTTCGTGGCTATTTGAATACATCGATTGTAATCCGGCTGAACCTGTCCAGAGATTATACCAGGCACTTCTTTTATTTGCCTTCTTATTTCTTCAACCATGATATCTGCAGTATTACCAACAGCTTTCATTGTCAAAGCACTGAACAAAAATGGTAGCATGGCACCGATCATGGCACCCGTGAAAAGCGTTGGATCTTTTATATCAAGTGTACTTACATGGGCTACATTTGCGTAATTTGAAAATAAAGCTAAGGAAGTCAAAGCAGCCGAAGTTATTGCAAACCCTTTACCCATAGCTGCTGTTGTATTGCCAACAGAATCAAGTTTATCTGTTATCTCTCTTACTTTGCTATCAAGACCGGCCATCTGAGCAATTCCACCAGCATTATCCGCAATGGGACCATAAGCGTCAACCGATAAACTCATGCCGATAGTAGAAAGCATTCCCACAGCTGACAGAGCTACTCCAAAAAGTCCAAGTAATCTGAACGAAATTAAAACAACGAGAACTATAAGTACAGTAACAACACTTGTTGATTCCATACCGAGGGATATACCATTTATCATTGAATTTGCTGGGCCCATGGTTGCTGATTTTGCCAGATTAATTACTTTTTTGCCCGATGTATAAAATTCCGTCACGAACCCAACAACTACGCCAACAAAAATTCCAAGAATAACAACAAAGAAAATATTGTAAAGATTGATCACCGCGGAGTAAACGAACATACATACTGCAACAAGAACGCTTGACAGAATTGTTCCAAATCTCAAAGCAGATGACGGATCTCTGAATTTCTTCCCAGCTGTTAAGGTAATTACAACAGAAGCGATAGAAGACAATAATCCGAAGGTAACCAGCGCAAAAATAGCATCTGTAAATCTTGCGTCAATAATAGTTGCGAGAGCGAGCGCCGAAAAAATCGATCCAACATAAGATTCATAAAGATCAGCACCCATTCCAGCTACATCTCCCACATTATCTCCAACATTGTCAGCTATTACGGCAGGATTTCTCGGATCATCTTCTGGCAAATTTGCCTCAGTCTTTCCAACTATATCAGCACCTACATCAGCTGCTTTCGTGTATATTCCGCCTCCAACTCTTGCAAACAAAGCCACGAAAGATGCACCAAGCGAATAATAACTTATATACTCTACATTACGCGTCAGTTTATATATTAGTCCAATGCCTAATAAACCAAGAGTTGATACGCTTATTCCCATGACTGCTCCACCGGAAAAAGCTATCCTCAATGCGCTTGGTAAACCTTTAATGGCTCCCCAGCTTGTTCTGGCATTCGATTTCGTAGCAATTATCATGCCAAAAAAACCGGCAAGAGATGAAAAAACAGCACCGGCAATGAAAGAAATTGCACAAATCCAGTTAAGAAAAATGAATATCAAAAGCGCAATCACAAAAATAATTGGGAAAAAAATAGCATACTCTTGAAACAAAAATGACTTTGCACCCTTCTGTATCATCTCAGATAGCCTTATAGTTTCCTCATTGCCAGGACTGCTGTCCAGAATCCTAAAAATCAGAATAATTACACAACACACTGCAATAACTATGGCTCCAAACAACAGCGCCAGCAAAAAATACACCCCCTTAAAAAATCTCTTGATTATATTATGATTGTACCAAAGAAATGTAGCTTATACTTTTTTGTACAAAATATGGTAACTAATGATCTCTCTGCCTTAATATCTCAATGATTTTCGTTTTTTCTATCGTTTTTTCATCAACCTTCTTGATGAACTTTGCCGGAATACCTGCAACAACAGTGTATGGATCAACATCACTTACCACCACAGCGCCAGCTGCAACAACTGAGCCTTTTCCAACTTTCACTCCTTCCAAAACAACGGCATTTGCACCTACCATGACATTATCTTCAATCACAACTGGTGTTGCGCTTGGTGGCTCTATAACACCGGCAATAACAGCACCGGCACCTATATGACAATTCCTTCCTATAATTGCTCTCCCTCCTATCACTGCGTTCATGTCAATCATGGTTTTTTCTCCGATAACAGCACCCACATTGATAATTGCTCCCATCATAATAACTGCACCGTCGCCGATTTTAACCAGATCTCTAATTACCGCACCTGGCTCAACGCGTGCATTAAATTTTGTAATGTCTGCCATGGGAAGCGCGGAGTTTCTGGCTTTAGCTTCTATGTGCACATCATGAATTTTATTTCCATTCTTTTCCAGGAATTGCCTCAGATCTTCATAGTCGGCAAAAATAATTCCAAAATTATCTGTTCCAAAAAACTGAACACCACTCATATCAATATCACTCAAATGGCCTTTCACGTATGCGATTACCGGTGTTTTCTTTTTCGAACTACTGATCATTTCAATAATGGAATCAGCTGTTAAATCATTATTCATCTCGGTAAAATTATCTTGCATCTTCTGACCTCCCCCTGCAAAAAAATTGAATCTCCGTTTATATAGACGCACAATATTCCACCAGGGACCTCAACCAACAATCTATCCGTCTGACATATGGAAAAGACAGCCGCAGCACCACTACCGCATGCTTTTGTTTCTCTTTCCACGCCTTTCTCAAAAGTCCTCATTTTTACACAATTTTTTTCAAGAATCTGATAAAAGTCTATATTGGCATCTGTCAGAGCCCTCAGCCTCTTACCCTCATGAATAACGTCCATTCTGTCAACAGATTTTACTTTCAATACAAAGTGCAGAACACCTACCCGGATTAGATGGCCCTCGAATTCCTCTACCACCCTTTTCCCAAGGTATATCGGACCAGGCATCTGTACCGATATCTTTTCTTTCTGAATAAAACCTTTCAGGGTGCCAGATTTTGTATGAAATATGAGATGATCGTCTTTCAGAAACCCCTCATCACGTAAAAATGCCACAAAAGCTCTCGCACCGTTGCCGCAAAAAATCGCCCTCTTTCCATCACGATTAAAATAATCCATGAAAAAGTCCTGGCCTGATTTTTCAACAAATATTGCACCATCCTGATCAGTAATATAGTTTAGAATTAAATCGCGCTTGGTGTCATCCCCTAAAAGATTTGTCATCGAATCAAATATCAAAAATGTGTTTCCATTCGCCGAATATTCAACGATTTTCATTTCTAATCACTCCCAATAAAAAAATCGGGCCGCCTTACTGGCAGCCCGGTGATCTTTTCAGGTTGTGTGTCAATATAAACACACACGCCCTTCCACAATCACCGGACAGTAGCGCTTTATATTTGCACCTAAAACACTTAAAATTTTTTCATTCAACAAAGACTCATAAAATCGCAAATCTCTTTCCCTCCTGTTTCTACATATGATACACCTGTGCATTAATCTGGAATATTAAAAATATAAAAAACAAAACGTAAATGCATTGTTAATTAAGGCAAGCTAAAAAAATCTCTAAACTCAGGTGAGTTGGAGTATAATTCTTTCGATAAACTACGAGAAGGGGTGTTTTAACGTGTCTGGGAAAGTCGGAATTCTCGTTGGTGGAGGTCCCGCACCAGGCATCAATAGCGTGATCAACGCCGTGACAATTGAAGCCATTAACAATGGCTTGGAGGTAGTGGGTATTTACGACGGTTTCGAGCACCTGATGAAAGCACAAACGACCTTTGTCCGCCATTTAACTATTTCAGATGTCTCTCGCATTCACATTGAAGGAGGTTCTATCTTAAGAACATCGCGCGCAAATCCCACAAAAAAAGCTGAGGATCTGCAAAATGTCGTTAGAGCTCTTAAAGAACTGCAGGTGAGGTACCTGGTCACAATAGGTGGGGATGATACCGCATTTTCAGCTTCATCAGTGATGAAAGTGAGCAATGGAGCACTACGTGTTGCACATGTTCCGAAAACTATCGATAACGATCTACCACTCCCTGGAGGCATGCCAACTTTCGGTTTTGAAACAGCACGCCATGTTGGAACAGAACTTGTCTATAACTTGATGCAGGATTCAAGAACTACAAACAGATGGTATTTCGTCGTAGTAATGGGAAGAAAAGCAGGTCATTTAGCGCTCGGTATAGGTAAAGCAGCAAGCGCAGCATTAACCGTTATTGGAGAAGAATTCAGAAAGGAAAGGATAAAACTTTCTGAAGTATGTGATCTGCTTGAGGCAGCTATAATAAAAAGAAAAGCACTGGGGCGTAACGATGGTTTAGCAGTAATAGCTGAAGGAATAGGAGAAATGATCGATCCGAAAGAACTTGCAAGTATTCCCGGCGTAGTAGTTGAAACTGATCCGCATGGTCATATAAGACTGAGCGAAATTCCTCTTGCAACTATTCTCAAAAGGGAAATTCAGAAACGTTTCGCTCAGAGAGATGAAAAGATAAATATAATCGACGTGACACTTGGATATGAACTCAGATGTGCAAGGCCAACACCCTTCGATATTGATTACACAAGAACCTTAGGTTACGGAGCAATGCGATTTTTACTTGGAGAATATGAAGAAAATTTGACTGGTGGTATGGTGTGCCTTGACAATGGAAGAATTAGAATACTGCCTTTCGAAGAACTTATAGATCCATCCACCGGTAGGACAAAAGTCCGTATGGTAGATATAAATTCTGAGCACTATAGAGTTGCACGCAGCTACATGATCAGATTAACCAGAAAAGATTTACAAGATGAAGAAATGCTG is a window of Pseudothermotoga elfii DSM 9442 = NBRC 107921 DNA encoding:
- the sdaAB gene encoding L-serine ammonia-lyase, iron-sulfur-dependent subunit beta, yielding MSLLDVVGPVMVGPSSSHTLGAMRIAKFVNRMIGMVPKKVEFLLHGSFAETFRGHGTDRALLAGILGLRYDDEKIRAIYEIVDKVGLSYQFSKANLGDVHPNTVCVKVEAGDYHHEIEGCSVGGGAIRITKINGIDCNLTWAYDTLIIINKDEQGALSKILSNLGANIANLYLRRINLLVGRALTIIELDSPVNVFNLSKNPFVVEYYFIPRDDTVQDFLGG
- a CDS encoding 6-phosphofructokinase translates to MKRIAVLCVGNDCPGLNAAIRAATVKASELNIEILGVKDGFEGFLSGKIEVMTRNTVSGILHKGGTILGTSLFLPVNEEDIVQVAEKVEQYSITCLLILGGRLGVRAALKLMQSGVPSVLVPATIDNDLSFSDFSIGFFTAVEHVKDALDILHATAESHHRVMIVETMGKPGGWIAVVGGLAGGADYIITSAEPLDIQELLKKIRSRYESQKRFSLVIVENDVNLPGEIYQLANMDSHIPPAEAIGEFLEKQLKDINMEWRYTNLGYLQRGGSPVSMDRLIAIQMATRAVEMVKAARVYHAVGMKGLTVTEVPYSDTMINVRTVEEHLKNLAKLFY
- a CDS encoding sodium-translocating pyrophosphatase, whose protein sequence is MYFLLALLFGAIVIAVCCVIILIFRILDSSPGNEETIRLSEMIQKGAKSFLFQEYAIFFPIIFVIALLIFIFLNWICAISFIAGAVFSSLAGFFGMIIATKSNARTSWGAIKGLPSALRIAFSGGAVMGISVSTLGLLGIGLIYKLTRNVEYISYYSLGASFVALFARVGGGIYTKAADVGADIVGKTEANLPEDDPRNPAVIADNVGDNVGDVAGMGADLYESYVGSIFSALALATIIDARFTDAIFALVTFGLLSSIASVVITLTAGKKFRDPSSALRFGTILSSVLVAVCMFVYSAVINLYNIFFVVILGIFVGVVVGFVTEFYTSGKKVINLAKSATMGPANSMINGISLGMESTSVVTVLIVLVVLISFRLLGLFGVALSAVGMLSTIGMSLSVDAYGPIADNAGGIAQMAGLDSKVREITDKLDSVGNTTAAMGKGFAITSAALTSLALFSNYANVAHVSTLDIKDPTLFTGAMIGAMLPFLFSALTMKAVGNTADIMVEEIRRQIKEVPGIISGQVQPDYNRCIQIATKGALKRMVFPSLLAVISPVMTYFVLGPSGTAGILIGSTVSGVMLAIFMANSGGAWDNAKKYVEEGHYGGKGSLTHRATVIGDTVGDPLKDTAGPSINILIKLMAITSVVTAIFVGR
- the dapD gene encoding 2,3,4,5-tetrahydropyridine-2,6-dicarboxylate N-acetyltransferase, giving the protein MNNDLTADSIIEMISSSKKKTPVIAYVKGHLSDIDMSGVQFFGTDNFGIIFADYEDLRQFLEKNGNKIHDVHIEAKARNSALPMADITKFNARVEPGAVIRDLVKIGDGAVIMMGAIINVGAVIGEKTMIDMNAVIGGRAIIGRNCHIGAGAVIAGVIEPPSATPVVIEDNVMVGANAVVLEGVKVGKGSVVAAGAVVVSDVDPYTVVAGIPAKFIKKVDEKTIEKTKIIEILRQRDH
- the dapF gene encoding diaminopimelate epimerase gives rise to the protein MKIVEYSANGNTFLIFDSMTNLLGDDTKRDLILNYITDQDGAIFVEKSGQDFFMDYFNRDGKRAIFCGNGARAFVAFLRDEGFLKDDHLIFHTKSGTLKGFIQKEKISVQMPGPIYLGKRVVEEFEGHLIRVGVLHFVLKVKSVDRMDVIHEGKRLRALTDANIDFYQILEKNCVKMRTFEKGVERETKACGSGAAAVFSICQTDRLLVEVPGGILCVYINGDSIFLQGEVRRCKIILPR
- the pfp gene encoding diphosphate--fructose-6-phosphate 1-phosphotransferase, which produces MSGKVGILVGGGPAPGINSVINAVTIEAINNGLEVVGIYDGFEHLMKAQTTFVRHLTISDVSRIHIEGGSILRTSRANPTKKAEDLQNVVRALKELQVRYLVTIGGDDTAFSASSVMKVSNGALRVAHVPKTIDNDLPLPGGMPTFGFETARHVGTELVYNLMQDSRTTNRWYFVVVMGRKAGHLALGIGKAASAALTVIGEEFRKERIKLSEVCDLLEAAIIKRKALGRNDGLAVIAEGIGEMIDPKELASIPGVVVETDPHGHIRLSEIPLATILKREIQKRFAQRDEKINIIDVTLGYELRCARPTPFDIDYTRTLGYGAMRFLLGEYEENLTGGMVCLDNGRIRILPFEELIDPSTGRTKVRMVDINSEHYRVARSYMIRLTRKDLQDEEMLSRLTRVARISREEFLEKFSKVAEI